The following proteins are encoded in a genomic region of Magnolia sinica isolate HGM2019 chromosome 1, MsV1, whole genome shotgun sequence:
- the LOC131220728 gene encoding exopolygalacturonase-like, with amino-acid sequence MIIQLIELCFFVCILYIFNGIAEAAKRGSSGYFNVKDYGARADGRTDDSKAFMAAWKAACSSTGAARLLIPKATYLLGPVQFHGPCKNVPSITMNVQGYIKAADLNKFRPSEEWVQFGWIDRLTLSGGGTFDGQGAKAWPYNKCPTSRTCRLLPTSLKFVQMRNTLVKGITSLNSKHFHYGLVDCTNFRATGFKIIAPDESPNTDGIHIERSTGITIDSAKIGTGDDCISVGHGSKDLFIRGVTCGPGHGISVGSLGRYHREIDVSGLVVADCTFVGTENGVRIKTWSNPPGSSSANNMTFRNIVMNNVRNPIIIDQTYCPYRKCASASSTPVKLRDISFQNIRGTSATRTAVTLHCSKNSPCKNVKLQNIHLDYNGMQSNAAGSSRKAVSSCRNIKAAYRGTQIPPPCR; translated from the exons aTGATAATCCAGTTAATAGAGTTATGCTTCTTCGTCTGCATTCTATATATTTTTAATGGGATTGCTGAAGCTGCGAAAAGAGGGAGCTCTGGATATTTCAATGTCAAGGACTATGGTGCTCGCGCCGACGGTAGAACCGACGATAGCAAG GCTTTTATGGCCGCCTGGAAGGCAGCATGCAGTTCCACTGGCGCTGCGAGGCTCCTGATTCCTAAAGCTACGTATCTGCTCGGCCCAGTTCAATTTCATGGCCCATGCAAGAACGTACCATCCATAACAATGAACGTGCAG GGTTATATAAAGGCAGCGGACCTGAATAAGTTCCGCCCGTCAGAGGAGTGGGTGcagtttggatggatagataggTTGACTTTGAGTGGAGGTGGGACCTTTGATGGCCAAGGTGCCAAAGCTTGGCCGTACAATAAATGCCCCACTAGCAGGACATGCAGACTTCTTCCAACG TCACTCAAGTTCGTGCAGATGAGAAACACGCTAGTGAAAGGCATAACGTCGCTGAACAGCAAACACTTTCATTATGGTTTGGTCGACTGCACCAACTTCCGAGCCACGGGTTTCAAAATCATTGCACCAGATGAGAGCCCCAACACAGACGGCATCCATATCGAGCGGAGCACCGGCATCACCATTGACTCAGCCAAGATCGGGACCGGTGACGACTGCATCTCCGTCGGACATGGCAGCAAAGACCTTTTCATCAGAGGTGTTACTTGTGGACCAGGCCATGGAATCAG TGTGGGGAGCCTGGGAAGATATCATCGTGAAATCGATGTGAGCGGACTGGTGGTGGCAGATTGCACCTTTGTTGGGACTGAAAATGGCGTCCGGATAAAGACATGGTCTAACCCACCGGGGAGCAGTTCTGCTAACAACATGACATTCCGGAACATAGTCATGAACAACGTTCGAAATCCCATCATCATCGACCAGACCTACTGTCCGTACAGAAAATGTGCTTCCGCG TCGTCTACGCCTGTGAAGCTTAGAGACATCTCTTTCCAAAACATTAGAGGAACGTCAGCCACTCGGACTGCCGTAACACTCCACTGTAGCAAAAACAGCCCATGCAAGAACGTAAAACTCCAGAACATTCATCTAGACTACAACGGCATGCAATCCAATGCCGCAGGCAGCTCCCGTAAGGCCGTATCCAGTTGCCGAAACATCAAAGCTGCATACAGAGGAACCCAAATACCTCCACCATGCAGGTAA
- the LOC131219369 gene encoding increased DNA methylation 3-like, translated as MDSVRPISRLSVEASTNDQCFLVNFIMGTYLGPDVKTDIPRRSASQRIAEGLPPYDITDLGAAFLKLSEVESLYYYILRNAHPSAVLKLQSLYMYFKGDMHPSNSDILEDERQFTSFFPRDIHRQGRFKGSFKIFKGVVMIGDPDVSYIKPADLERFRWLAGVNDLKIDRDEALFYHHGYRTDRDESQPSPNYTLCYAETSTKDVPNGNAAESSRRRNNSKKRRVKDPLLMPTPCQSAAPLYDDHVAPPFEEAFPVKAIDLAAPAMVVLASTPRIEHWNPKTSVFLTGTAKDGTAGPPVGLVDIGISKDAYLFRVALPGVKKDQCQFSCEIEFDGKVQLQGLTTTGERVVMRHSRVFQMTTQHLCPPGPFTISFRLPGPVDPRLFTANFGSDGILEAIVMKYREPKVSGVQVHS; from the exons ATGGATTCTGTCAGGCCTATATCTAGACTTTCAGTTGAAGCATCCACAAATGATCAATGTTTCTTGGTGAATTTCATTATGGGCACTTACTTGGGCCCTGATGTCAAAACAGACATCCCAAGGCGGTCAGCCTCTCAACGAATAGCTGAAGGCCTTCCACCATATGATATCACTGATTTGGGTGCAGCATTCCTAAAGCTCTCGGAAGTTGAGAGCCTTTATTATTATATTCTGAGGAACGCACATCCCAGTGCTGTATTGAAGTTGCAGTCCCTGTACATGTATTTCAAGGGTGATATGCATCCTTCCAACTCGGACATTCTTGAGGATGAGCGCCAGTTTACAAGCTTTTTCCCTCGAGATATTCACAGGCAGGGTAGATTCAAAGGGAGTTTCAAGATCTTCAAGGGGGTCGTAATGATTGGTGATCCTGATGTTTCTTATATTAAACCAGCAGATCTTGAAAGGTTCAGGTGGTTAGCTGGAGTGAATGATCTGAAGATTGATAGGGATGAAGCCCTATTCTATCACCACGGATATCGCACCGACAGAGACGAAAGCCAGCCATCACCAAACTATACTCTATGTTATGCAGAAACATCAACGAAAGATGTTCCAAATGGAAATGCAGCTGAATCTTCCAGGCGTAGGAATAATTCGAAAAAAAGGCGTGTGAAAGACCCACTGCTGATGCCAACGCCATGTCAGAGCGCCGCTCCTTTGTATGATGATCATGTTGCACCTCCATTTGAAGAAGCGTTTCCTGTGAAGGCCATTGATTTGGCCGCACCCGCCATGGTGGTGCTTGCATCCACCCCCAGAATAGAACACTGGAACCCCAAGACATCTGTCTTTTTAACTGGGACAGCAAAAGATGGGACGGCTGGACCACCTGTTGGACTTGTTGATATTGGCATCAGTAAGGATGCCTATCTTTTTCGTGTTGCTTTACCTGGTGTCAAGAAAGACCAAT GTCAGTTCAGTTGTGAGATCGAGTTTGATGGGAAAGTTCAACTCCAGGGTTTGACGACGACTGGTGAGAGAGTTGTCATGAGACACTCACGTGTATTTCAGATGACAACTCAGCATCTCTGCCCCCCTGGCCCATTCACCATTTCATTCCGCTTACCCGGGCCGGTGGACCCAAGGCTGTTTACTGCTAACTTTGGGTCCGATGGTATCTTGGAAGCCATTGTAATGAAGTACAGGGAACCCAAGGTCTCTGGGGTGCAGGTACACAGCTGA